The genomic region CCGCCGAGGAGCACGGCGGGTACGGCGAATCCGGCCGCCAGCCCGAACGTCCCGAGGGTGGAGAAGACACGGCCGTCGCGCGGCCGGGCGGGGGGTCTGGGGGGCATGGGAGAACACCCTTCGCTGCTCGCGAACGACCGGCGCGGGGAGGCCGGCTGCCGGGGACGACGCTGCCACGCGCGCGCGTGGGCGGCCACCGCCGTACGGGCCGCACCGCCCGTACGGGCGCCGGAAACCGCCCGATCAGCCCTGCCCCGGCCTCTCCTCGGCCTCACCCGCCCGGCCGAAGAGCGGGGCGAGGACCAGTTGGGCCGCCCCCTCGGCGACGGGGCGGTCCCCGCCGCCGGCCACGGTGACGGGGACGGTGGCGGGGACGCCCTCGCGCCGGGCACGCTCGTCGATGACGGCGCGGACCCCGCTCAGGTAGGCGTCCTCGTCGGCGGCGACGGTACGGCCGCCGAGGACGACCCGGTCGATGTCGAGCAGCCCGACGAGGTTGGCGGCGCCCGCCCCGAGGACCCTGGCGGCCTCCGCGATGTCGCCGCGGGCGGCGGCGGCCAGGCAGAGCGCCTCGATGCAGCCGCGTCCGCCGCAGTCGCACGGGGGGCCGTCCAGCTGGAGGGTCTGGTGGCCGAACTCCCCGGCGCCCGTACGGGCTCCTCGGTGCAGGGCACCGCCGAGGACGAGACCGGCACCGAGGCCGGTGCCCAGGTGGAGGTAGGCGAAGTCGGCGTCGGCGCGTTCGCGCAGGGCGAGGCCGAGGGCGGCGGCGTTGGTGTCCTTGTCGACGACGACGGGGAGCCCGGTGTGTCCGGCGAGGGCGTCGCGCAGCGGGTAGCCGTCCCACTGGGGGAAGCCGGTGACCCGGTGCAGCACTCCGTCCCGGTGGTCCAGGGGGCCCGGCAGGGCGGCGCCCACGCCGAAGACCTGCCGGTACTCGGTCCCGGGGGCCGCTGCCCGTACCGTCTGCACCGCGTGGGCGGCCGTCGCGAGGACCTCGGCGGCCGGGGCACCGAGGTCGAGCGGGAAGCCGCGGGTGGCGACCGTGGTGCCGGCGAGGTCGGCCAGGACGGCGGTGAGTTCGTCGCGGTCCAGGTGGAGCCCGACGGCGTATCCGGCGTCCGGGACCAGGCGCAGGACGGTGCGGGGTTTGCCGCCCGTGGAGGCGAGCCGGCCGGCTTCGGCGGCGAGGCCCTCCGCGCGGAGTCTGGCGGTGATCTTGCTGACGGCCTGCGGGGTGAGCCCGGTGCGCTCGGCGAGCTCCAGCCGGCTGATGCCCTGCTCACCGGCGACGCGCAGCAGGTCGAGGACGAGCGACGCGTTGTGGTGGCGCAGCGCCGGGAGGTTCGCCCCGCCGCTCCTGCTGTTGCTCCTGTTCACCGCACCATTGTCTCCATCGCTTGCACTTTGGCAACAGCGTTGCTTAAGTGGATCGCATGACTGCCAACGCTCCTCTCCGCGTCGGGCTCGTCGGCTACGGCCTGGCGGGTTCCGTCTTCCACGCCCCGCTGGTCGCCGCGACCGAGGGCCTCGTCCTCGACACGGTCGTCACGTCGAACGAGGAGCGGCAGGCGCAGGCCCGCGCCGAGTTCCCCGGCGTGCGGTTCGCGGCCTCGCCCGACGAGCTGTGGCCGCGCGCGGACGAGCTGGACCTGATCGTGATCGCCTCGCCGAACAAGACGCACGTGCCGCTCGCGCGGGCGGCGCTGGAGGCGGGGCTTCCGGTGGTCGTGGACAAGCCGCTCGCCGGCACGGCCGCCGAGGCCCGTGAGCTGGCCGCGCTGGCCGCGGAGCGTGGGCTGCTGCTCTCGGTCTTCCAGAACCGCCGCTGGGACAACGACTTCCTCACCCTGACCGGCCTGATCGCCGAGGGCGAGCTCGGTGAGGTGCAGCGCTTCGAGTCCCGCTTCGAGCGGTGGCGCCCGCAGCTGAAGGGCGGCTGGCGCGAGTCGGGCGACCCCGAGGAGATCGGCGGGCTGCTGTACGACCTGGGCAGCCACGTCGTCGACCAGGCCCTCACGCTGTTCGGGCCCGCGGTGCAGGTGTACGCGGAGTCCGACGTACGCCGCCCGGGTGCGGCGGCCGACGACGACACCTTTATCGCGGTCACGCACGTCGGCGGGGTGCGCTCGCATCTCTACATGAGTGCCACCACGGCCCAGCTCGGCCCGCGTTTCCGGGTGCTCGGGTCGAAGGCGGGCTATGTGAAGTACGGCCTGGACCCGCAGGAGGCCGCGCTGCGTGAGGGCGCGCGTCCGACGGCCGGTGCGCCGTGGGGCGAGGAGCCGGAGGAGCTCTGGGGCCGGGTCGGTTCCGGTGAGTCCCCGCTGACCGGCGGCGGCGACCCGGTCCGCACGGTGCCGGGCGACTACCCCGCGTACTACGCCGCCGTGGCGTCGGCCCTGCGCGGCACGGGTGAGAACCCGGTGACGGCTCTGCAGGCCGCCGCGGCACTGGATGTCCTGGAGGCGGCGCGGCGCTCGGCCCGTGAGGGCGTGTCCGTGACGCTTCTGCCCCACCACGACGAGGAGCAGCACGCATGAGCCCCAGCGCTCCGACCATTTCCGAGCTGATCGCGCAGGAGCGGCGTCTGACGCTGCCGCGCTTCGGCTACGACGACGCTTACGCACTGGGCGGCCTGCTGGTCGCGCTGGCCCGTGAGCGGCACGCCCCGGTCGCGATCGACATCCGGCGGGGCGGCCAGCAGCTGTTCCACGCCGCGCTGCCGGGTTCGAGTGCGGACAACGACGCCTGGATCGAGCGCAAGCGGAAGGTGGTGGAGCGGTACGGGGAGAGCTCCTACCTGGTCGGGACGCGGTTCCGGGCGAAGGGCACCACGTTCGAGGAGTCCTCGCGGCTGGACCCGGACACGTACGCCGCGCACGGCGGGTCGTTCCCGATCGCGGTGGAGGGTGCCGGTGTGATCGGGACGGTCACGGTGTCGGGGCTGCCGCAGGCCGAGGACCACGCGCTGGTCGTGGAGGCCCTGGAGCAGTTCACCACGCGCCCCCAGAGCTGAGAGCGGTGCGGGGCGGGGCCGCCGGGTGATCCCGGCGGCCCCGCCCCGCACCCGTTTCCAGGCCTCGCGAGAGGCCCTACGCGTCCTTGAGCTCCTGGCGCTGGCGGCCCAGCCCCTCGATCTCCAGCTCCACCACGTCTCCTGCCCGGAGATACGGCTTGGGCTCGGGCCGGCCCATGGCGACGCCCGCCGGGGTGCCGGTGTTGATGACGTCGCCCGGGTAGAGCGTCATGAAGTGGCTCAGATAGCGCACGACCTCGCCGACCGGGAAGATCTGCTCGGCCGTGGTGCCGTCCTGCTTCAGCTCGCCGTTGACCCACAGCCTGAGCGGCAGCGCCTGCGGGTCGGGCACCTCGTCCGCCGTGACGAGCCAGGGGCCCAGCGGGTTGAAGGTCTCGCAGTTCTTGCCCTTGTCCCAGGTGCCGCCGCGCTCGATCTGGAACTCGCGCTCGGAGACGTCGTGCGAGGTCGCGTATCCGGCGACGTGTCCGAGCGCCTCCTCGGCGGAGTCGAGGTAGCGGGCGGTGCGGCCGATCACGACGGCGAGCTCGACCTCCCAGTCGGTCTTCCGGCTGCCGCGCGGCACCAGCACCGTGTCCTCGGGGCCGACGACGGTGTCCGGTGCCTTGAAGAACAGGATCGGCTCTTCCGGGATCGCCGCCCCGGTCTCGGCGGCGTGGTCGTGGTAGTTCAGCCCGATGCACACGATCTTGCCGATCCGCCCGAGGGGCGGCCCGACCCGCAGGCCTTCCGCGTCGATCGGGGGCAGGACGTCGGGCGTCTGCGCCGCTTCCCGTACGCGTGCCAGTGCCGAGGCGTCGGCGAGGAGCTCGCCGTCGATGTCGGCGACGAGGCCCGAAAGGTCACGCAAAGTCCCGTTCCGGTCAAGCAGTGCGGGGCGTTCGGAGCCCGCCGTACCCACTCGAAGAAGCTTCAACGGTCCATCTCCCCTTGGTCGCGATCGAGCCCGTCGGTGGGTTGCGGCCAGCGAAAGGCTCGGTTGATCCTCCAAGACATCGGATCACTCCGCAAGACCCTGTTCACACACTGGACCCGATACCCCTACACGGCGGGGGCGACCGCGGCCTCGGTGGCCGGGGTCTCCCGGTAGAGGAAGGCGCGCTCGATCGCGGTCCAGGTGGTGCTCGTGACGATGTACAGGGCCGCCGCGAGCGGCACGTAGGCGACGGAGACGAGGGTCAGGAAGGACATCAGCGGCATGACCTTCGTCATCGCGCCCATGCCGGGCACGGGCTGTCCGTCCGGGCCGGTGGCCGGCGTCATCGGGTTGGCGGCCATCTGCCGCTTGGTGCGTCCGTAGTTGAAGGTGGCGACGGCGGCGACGATCACGAAGAGCGCGAGGTAGACCATCCCCTGCTGGCCGAAGGGGCCGCCGTCGGCCAGCGCGTCGTGCCAGCGCTCGCCCAGCGGGGCTCCGAAGAGCTCGTGGCCGAGCAGCGAGTTGGGGTCGCCGCCGATCCGCTGGCTGGAGAAGAGGTGGTAGAGCAGGAAGAAGGCGGGCATCTGGAGCAGGCTCGGGAGGCAGCCGGAGAGCGGTGAGACCTTCTCCTTCGCGTGCAGCTCCATGAGCGCCTTCTGCATGCGATCGGGGTTCTTGGCGTGCTTCTTGCGCAGTTCGGCGATCTGCGGCTGGAGCTTGGTGCGGGCCTTCTGCCCGCGCGCGGCCGCCCGCGAGAGGGGGTGGACGGCGAGCCGTACGAGCGCGGTGAAGAGGACGATCGCGGCGGCGGTGGAGGCGCCTTGGAAGAGGGGCTGGAGCAGATCGGCGAATGCGCCGACCAGGCTCGCGAAAGCGGACATGAACGCGGACATGGGTGAGCCCTCCGGGGGTCTCGTCGTGCCGGGGAGTGGATGACTCGGCAGGACGACCCGCGCAGGGGTGGTGGACGTGTGCCCTCTACGCGGCCGTCAGGAGGGCGGCCCCGGGCGCTCGGGGCCTGGTGCGTCCCCGGGCGTCGGGGTCACGCTGCGGGAGGAACGCGGTGCGCTTCTCGCGGTCGCGCATGGCGGTGCGCACTCTCGTACGGGGTACGGGGGCTGCGCAGCGCGCGCTGATGACGGAGCAGACGAGGAGCGCCGAGCCGGCGGCCGCGGTGGCGGCGAGCGCGACGGCGGCGGAGAGGCTGCCCCCCTCGGCGAGGAGGACCTCGGTGAGGAACAGGACGAGGAAGGCGGCGGGGCGGAAGAGGCGGGCGACCGCACGGCGTACACGGTTCATGTCGTCGTTCATCGGCCCTCCCCTGTCGCTTCGCGCTCGTACGTGTCCTTCAGCCGTTATACACGATCGGTGTCCAGCGGCTGAAGGAGCCGGCGGGGGACGAGCAGGGCGCGGCTGACGGGGTCGGCGGGGTCGGGGTCCAGTCCAGGACCGGGCCGCATCTCCACGTCCTCCAGCGGCACACCGACGTTGCCGCAGGCCTCGCACTGGCCGTAGGCCCCGAGTTCGCTCCCGCAGGTGGCGTGGAAGAAGAGGCGCAGGGGTCGCGAGCCCTCGATGTGCTCACGGCCCCAGAGACCGAGGGAGCGCACGGTGGGCCAGAGGGCCTCGCCTCTCCCGGTGAGGACGTATTCGTCGCGCGGGGGTGACTCCTGGTAGCGCCGCCTGGCGAGGACGCCGGCCTCGGTGAGCGCCTGGAGCCGGGAGGCGAGGACGGCGCGCGGGATGCCGAGGTGGGCGAGGAAGTCGTTGTAGCGGCGGACCCCGTAGAGGGCGTCCCGGACGACGAGCAGGGTCCAGCGCTCGCCGATCACTTCGAGCGCCCGGGCGATCGAGCACTGCTGAGCCGCGTAGTCCTTGCCAAGAGCCATGGAGCCCACTTTACCCCTTCGGTTCGATGAACGAACCTACTCGTGCTAGCGTGACGCCCTCGGTAGGTTCATTCACCGAACCTACGTCATGGACCTGGCCCCAGGCGGGCCGATCCCCGGAGGGACGTCATGACCCAGCAGCCCGTACGGACCGTCACGGCCGGCACGAGACGGCAGGCGCGTCTCCGCCCGCCGCACCGGCCCGGCGCGACCCTCGCCGTCACCAGCGCGGCCACCGCGGTCGCGCTGATGAACTACACCGCGCCGATGACGACGCTCCCCGCCCTCTCCGCCGCCTTCGCGACCCCGCCCGCCGCCCAGGCCTGGCTGCTCAACGGGGCCCCGCTCGGCCTCGCCGTGCTGCTGCTCGTCGCGGGCAGCCTCGCCGACGACTTCGGCCGCCGCAGGCTGTTCCTGATCGGCACCCTCGGCCTCGGCGTCACCACCGCGCTCGGCGCCCTCACCACGGGCACCGTCGGCTTCACCCTCGCCCGGGCCGGTCAGGGCGCCGCGAGCGCGGCGATACTCGCCACCAGCCTCGGGCTGCTGGTCGGGGCGTACCCGGTCGGGCACGCGCGGATCAAGGCCATGGGGGTGTGGGGAGCGTTCGTGAGCGCCGGGATCGCGCTCGGCCCGCTGCTCGCGAGTTCGCTCTCCACCGTGGACTGGCGGCTGACGTACCTCGCCCTGGGGCTCGGCGCCCTGGTCACCGGGGCCTTCGCCTTCCGGGTCCTCACGGAGTCCCGCGCACCCCGTGCCGGCCGCCCCGACCTGGCGGGTGCCGCCGTGCTGGGCATGGCGATGACCGCGCTGCTGACGGCCCTGACGCTCGGCCGGGACGGCTGGCTGCGCGCACCGGTCGGCCTGCTGCTGCTCGCGGCGCTGACGCTGACGGCGGTGTTCGCCGCGGTGGAGCGCCGGGCGGCGGCCCCGCTGATCGACCTGGCCCTCTTCCGCAGCCGCGCCTTCCTGGCGTCGGCGGTGGGCGGCCTGTTCACCGGGCTCTCGGTGATCGGGCTGTTCAGCTATCTGCCGACCCTGCTCCAGCACGCGCTCTCGCTGTCGGCCCTGGACTCGGCCTGGCTGTTCCTGCTCTGGTCCGGCACGTCGTTCGCCGTGGCCCTCCAGGCGCGGCGGCTGACCGGCCGGATCACGGCCGGGCACCAGCTGGCGGCCGGCTTCGTGCTCCACGCGGTGGCGGTGCTGCCGATGCTGGGGCTCCTGACCGGCGCACCGGGCGGCGCGGAGCCGTCGGTGTGGGCGCGTCTCGTACCGGCCCTGATCGTGGCCGGCGCGGGCAGCGGACTGATCAACGCGGCGCTGCCCCGGCTCGCCGTCGAGTCCGTGCCGCCGGAGCGCGCCGCCATGGGGTCGGGCGCCAACAACACGGCCCGCTATCTCGGCTCCTCGGCCGGCGTGGCCGTGACGATCGCGGTGGCGACGACTCCGGCGGGCGCCGACGGGGCCGTGCTGCTGTCCGCCGCCACGGCGCTCGCGGCCACGGCGGGCGTCCTCCTCCTGCGGGAGCGCCGCTGAGGACCCCGCTATCGGAGCGGGCCCCGGGAGCGCCGCTCAGGTCCACCCGGCCCCGGGCGTTCTCCCCGTCGCCCTCCGGCCTTCACCAGCACTCCGGCCCGCGCCCTCTCACCTCGTACCCGACCCGCAGTACCGTGTGGCCATGCGCCCCGACACGCCTGCCGACCACATCGCCGAAGCCGAGCGCCTGCTGCGCACCGCGGCGCAGTATCCCGAGGACCAGGAGCCGCTGTTCCTCCAGGCCGCGGCCCATCTGGAGCTCGCCGGTGAGCGCGCCCGCGCGAGCACCCTCTACGACGAACTGCTCGCCTCCCCCGAGACCGCCATCGATCACCCGCATCTGGTCAAAGCGCTCAAAGCGTCCAACCTCTGGGAGTACGGCCACGAGGCGGAGGCCCGCGCGATCATCGACGGCATCCGTGCCGCCGGCCCGCTCGACGCGGCACCGTGGGAGATCGCCGCGGAGACGCTCGAAGCGCACGACGAGCTGGAGGCGGCCCACGACTTCTTCTCGACCGCGCTGACGCTGCTCCTCGCGCCGGGCGAGGAAGTCCCGTACGCCACCCAGTCGCTGGTGACCGGGCGGCACCGGGTGCGCAGGCTGATGGGCGTCGCCCACGACGCGTGGGACGAGCTGGCCGACACGCTGCACACGGCCGCCGTCCCCCTGGACGAGCTGCACGACCCGAAGCGCCTGTGGTCCCTCGGCTCCTCGGACCCGGGTGAGCTCCAGGCGGAGATCAACCGGCTCCGCGCCGAGCTGGGCACCTACCGCAGCGCGCTCTCCCGCCCGTTCCCCGTCGCGGTGCTGCACTGGCCCGAGGGCGAGCTGCGGGAGCTCCTCACGGCCTACCCGGAGCTGGCCCGGGAGTACCTGTCGCACGAGGACCATCTGGCGCGCCTGGAGGCGGCGTTGCGGGATCTGCACGCCACGGGCACGCCGAATCTCGGCATCGTGACGGGCACGGTCCCCTCCTACGAGGCGTTCGCCGCGTCGGAGGCCGCGTCCCCGTCCGACCCCGACCTGCTCCCGCAGTACGCCACGACGCTGGCGGCCCGTGGCCGCGCCGTCCCGTGGCCCCCGGCGCGGAGCGCGGCGTGCTGGTGCGGCTCGGGGCGTCCGTACCGCGAGTGCCACGGGGCGGTCTGAGGGGGCTTCTCCTCCTACTTCCCCGCGAACACGTCCCGCAGCTCCTTGTCGAGCTTCTCGGCGGCCTCGTCGGTGTCGGGCCGCTCCGCGGCCAGCAGCGCGTGCACATGGGACTGGAGGACCTGGGTGAACGCGCCGTAGTAGGGGGTGCGCGGCCGCTGCACCGCCTCGGTCAGCGCCGCGCCGAGGATCCGGATGTACGTGGCACGCGCCTGCGCCCCCTGCCCCTTCGGAGCCCCCTCCCCCGTGGCCGCCGCCTTCGGCGCGTCCCCCGCCGGCCGGAGCGCGGCTGCGACCCTGGGCCAGCAGGGCTTCGCGGTGCTGCCGTAGACGGAGGCCCGGGTCGCCGCGAACCCCGCGTCGAGCAGGCAGCGTTCGCTCTCCCGCGAGGTGAGGAAGGTGATCAGCTCGCGGGCGTTCTCGGCGCGGGGCGAGTCGGCGGTGACGGCGAGGTTCTGCCCGCCGAGGACGGCCTTCCCCGGGAGCCGGTTCACGGCGTAGTCCTCGGGTTCCATCAGGCTCCCCAGGGCCCCGTACGCGTACGGCCAGTGACGCAGGAACACGGCACGGCCCTCGGCGAAGTCGGTGAGGGACGCCGTCTCGTCGGAGGCGAGCGCGGCGGGCTGGACGCGGCCCCGGCCGACGCGGTCGAGGAGCGCGTCGAGCCCCTTCTTCAACTCTCCGGCGTCGGAGCTGTACTTCCCTTCGCTGTCGGTGAGTTCGACCCCGGCGTCGGCGAACGCCTCGACGGTGTTGACGGTCAGCCCCTCGTACTGCTTCAACTGCGTCGTCCAGCCAGCGAGTTCGTCACGCCGGACCGGGTTCAGCCCGAGGGTCTTGACGGAGGAGTACAGCTGGTCCCACGTCCAGTGGGCGTTGGGCTGCTTGTCCGCCTTGATGTCGGCCTCCGTCAGGAGGTCCGGCCGGTAGTAGAGCAGCCCCACGTCGGTGTTGAACGGCCGGGCGTAGGAGCGGTCCTTCCAGACGGTGGTGGCGTGGACCTGCCGGATGAAGTCGAGGTCGTCGTCGGCGGCGCCCGATTCCTCGACGGGCATCGGCCGGATGAGTCCGGCCTCGGCGAATTCCGGGATCCAGGTGATGTCGAGGTTCACCACGTCGTAGCGGGCGCTGCCGGACTGGAGGGCGCCGAGGAGCTGGCTGCGCTGCTGGTCGGCGCCGCCGGGCAGCTCGACGAGCTTGGCCTGCTCGGCCTCGGACCCGGCGTGGAGGCGGTTCCATTCCTCCACGAGCTGCTGCCGCACGCTGCCGGAGCCGGTGACGTCCAGCCCGCTGGCGACGACGATCGGGCCTTCGGCCGGCTTCTCCTTGCCGTCCTGCGGCGTGTCCCCGGGCCCTCCCGTGCAGGCGGCGGAGACGAGCGCGAGCAGGCAGGCCAGGGCGACGGCGGCCCTGGCCCTCCGGCGGCCGGCGCGACGGGCACCGTGGGTCATTCCGCGTCCCCCGTACCGGTCTTGGCGACCTCCGCCGCCAGTTCCGCCGCGATGTCGTCGGCCGGGTCCAGGCAGCGGCCACCGCTCGCCTCCGCGAGCCGCTCCCCGAACCGGCCGGGTGCGCAGGCGCCGTCCTGGAGCGAGACCGTCACGATCCTGACCGGCGGTGCCTTCCCCGCCTCTTCGGCCAGCCGCCGCTGTTCCTTCTCCGTCACGGCCTCGAAGTCCTCGCCGTCGGTGACCAGGACGAGGAGCCGGGGCCGCTCCGCCTCGGGGGAGTCCCGCAGGGTGCTGAGCGCCTCGCGCACGCCCGCCGCGATGCGGGCGTCGAAGGCGGCCGTCCCCGCGCCTGCGACGGTCCTCTGCGCACCGGCCCTGGTGTTCGCCCCGAACGGGACGAGGTCCGTGGCCGGTTTCCCCTCGTCGACGGCCGTCATCCACACCCCGTACGAGTCCCCGGCGCCCAGGGAGCTCATCGAACGGGCCACCAGTTCCTTGGCCCCGCCGGTGCCGTCCCAGACCCGTTTGTCGGCCATCGAGGTCGAGTTGTCGAGGAGATAGAGCACCCGGCCGGGCCCGAGCGCGCGCCGGTAGCGGTCCAGGGTGCCGGTCAGCGACGTGGAGATATCGGCTCCCGGGCCGGTCTGCGGGATCTGTTCGCGTACGGCCGACGTGTTGTCATCCTTGCCCAGCACCGAGTCGCCGGTGGGCGGGGCCGGGGCGCCCTTCTCGACGCCCCGGAAACCGTCGTCGGTGAAGCACTTCCGGGCGTCCTCGTCCGTGGCCAGCCAGTCGTAGAAGTCCTGGACGGCGGCCTTGCGCGCGGCGGCGTCCCTGTCGGCCCCGGCCCAGGTGACGCGGACGAAGGGAAGGTCCAGCATCGGCACGTCGGAGGGGTAGTGCGCCACCCGGTGCGCAAGCGCCTCGGTCGCGCAGCCCGGCCGGCCCGGCTCGCCCGCCGACAGGTTGAACTGCGCGAGGGTCTGCTCCGGCACGAGGACGGCCGCCCGGTCCTCCAGGTCGTTGTGGGTGCCGTCGGCCAGTACGCACATCAGTTCCCTTGCGGTGGCCGGCATGGGCCGCAGCACCTGGGACATCCTCTGTTCGAGCGTGCCCACGCTCCCGGAGCCGGAGGAGGCGTAGAGCGCGTCGGTCGCCAGCAGGGCTCCTTCCGTGTTCTCGGGGTCGGGACGCAGGATCTCGACCGTCTGGTCCTCCTTCAGCCCGGAGACGATCGCGTCGAGCGGATCGTCGGTCTGAAGGGACTGCGCCAGACGCATGGTGTCCGGCACGCCGAGGACCATCGGCGTGTAGGCGACGGGGCCCAGCCGGTCGAGGTCCACCACGCTCTTCCCGGCGTCCGCGGCGGTCTCGTCGCCGTCGGCCCCGGACGCCGTCGCGGTGGAGGCCGTGCCGCCGCCCGCCCCGTCGGCCGTCGCCCGCTGCCACGCGCTGTCGGCGGCCGGGATCCAGATGTCCGGCTGCGCGCCGACGTCCCGCTGTGGCCGCGGGCAGTCGCCGGAGGCCGGGCAGGCGGCGGGCGGTTCCTGCCAGAGCGAGGAGGACCGGAGGGCGGCCACGGCGTCGGTGGCCTTGGCGTCGTAGACGTTGATGCCGACGCTCCGGCAGCCGTCGCCGTCCCGCTTGGGATAGGCGTCGGCGGCCTTCTGGACGGTGGCCTTCAGGTCGGGGTCGGTGAGCACGCGCAGTTCCAGGGGTGACGCGCAGGGGCCGCCGGAGGTCCCGCCGAGGAAGTACCACGCGGCGGCCCCGGCGAGGGCGACGACGCCCGCCAGGACCACGGCTGCCGTACGCGTCATACGGCCGGCCACGCCGGGAAGCAGGCGGCCCGGAAGGCGCGGCGGCCTCTTCGCGGACGCCGGCTGCACGTCGTCGGCCGGGGGCGCCGGAACCGGCGGAGGAGGGACGGGGGGCGTCGGAACCGGCGGAGGAGGGGGCGGGGGCGTCGGGCGTTCCGCGTCCGTGGCGAGCGCGAGCACGACGTCGTCGCCGTGCCGGAGCTCGTCCGGGATCCACGGATGCCCGTCGACGGCCTTGAAGGGCGCCATCGCCTCACGGATCCCGGCGACGGTCCGGGTGAAGGTGACCGGCTCCCCCTTGCCGGTGGTCAGCAGCCGGTGGAGGGCCGCCGTGAACTCCGTACCCGTACGGGGATCGCCGGGCGGGACCTCCACACCGGGCTCGGCGGCGGTGAGCAGCGCGAAATTCTGTCCGACGGCCGGGTGGAAGGCCCGGAGCGCGTTGCCGGCGAAGCAGCAGTCGAGGATGACGACGACCCAGTCGGCGTGGGAGTTCCGCAGGACACCCATGACGTCGTTGTCCCAGGACAGGGCGCCGACGAAGGGGTGGTGCCGGTCCCTGGTCACCTCCGAGTCGGTGAACATCAGGTGGAGGTCGCTGCCGTCGGGGCGCACGATGCCGTGCCCGGCGAAGTAGACCACCAGCAGCCCGGTGACCTCCCTGCGGGCAGCGGCGAGCGCGGTACGCGCGTCGTTCGGATCGACGGTGGTGTCCGGGCCGCCGCCGTCCGCGGGGACCACGACGAGGTCCTCCGGGGCGAGCACGCCGGTGCGCTCGTCGGTCAGGGCCTCGCGGACGAGGCGGAGGTTCGTGGTGACGGACGGCAGGTCGTGCCGGGCACCCCTGTAGTGCTCCACCCCGATGAGTACGGCCCTGTGGCTCCTGGCCCGGTTCTCCTCGCCGCGCGCGTTGTACGGCGGCACGGCCGCTAGACCTCTCCGGGCTCGTCGCCACCGCGCGTCCGGTTCGGGCCACCGGACCCGGGCCCCGCGTCCGGGCCCCCGTCACGGGAGTCGCCCCGGGCGGCGTCGTCATCGGTGTCGCGTCTCAGGTCGGATCCCGCGCCCTCGGGCGGACCGTCCAGGGTGACGCGCGGCCTCTCCTCCGGGTCGGCGAACCGGCGCCGGTTGCGCAGCCAGGTCTCCACGGACCGCCAGGCGTTCTCGGCCACCGAGCGCGCCACCTCGACGGAGACGACCAGGATGATGTCCTGGATCAGCTCCCCGCCCATCGCCTCGGCCTGCGTGAGCGAGTCCTTGCGGGCCAGGGTGA from Streptomyces sp. QL37 harbors:
- a CDS encoding SEC-C domain-containing protein; protein product: MRPDTPADHIAEAERLLRTAAQYPEDQEPLFLQAAAHLELAGERARASTLYDELLASPETAIDHPHLVKALKASNLWEYGHEAEARAIIDGIRAAGPLDAAPWEIAAETLEAHDELEAAHDFFSTALTLLLAPGEEVPYATQSLVTGRHRVRRLMGVAHDAWDELADTLHTAAVPLDELHDPKRLWSLGSSDPGELQAEINRLRAELGTYRSALSRPFPVAVLHWPEGELRELLTAYPELAREYLSHEDHLARLEAALRDLHATGTPNLGIVTGTVPSYEAFAASEAASPSDPDLLPQYATTLAARGRAVPWPPARSAACWCGSGRPYRECHGAV
- a CDS encoding extracellular solute-binding protein, with the protein product MTHGARRAGRRRARAAVALACLLALVSAACTGGPGDTPQDGKEKPAEGPIVVASGLDVTGSGSVRQQLVEEWNRLHAGSEAEQAKLVELPGGADQQRSQLLGALQSGSARYDVVNLDITWIPEFAEAGLIRPMPVEESGAADDDLDFIRQVHATTVWKDRSYARPFNTDVGLLYYRPDLLTEADIKADKQPNAHWTWDQLYSSVKTLGLNPVRRDELAGWTTQLKQYEGLTVNTVEAFADAGVELTDSEGKYSSDAGELKKGLDALLDRVGRGRVQPAALASDETASLTDFAEGRAVFLRHWPYAYGALGSLMEPEDYAVNRLPGKAVLGGQNLAVTADSPRAENARELITFLTSRESERCLLDAGFAATRASVYGSTAKPCWPRVAAALRPAGDAPKAAATGEGAPKGQGAQARATYIRILGAALTEAVQRPRTPYYGAFTQVLQSHVHALLAAERPDTDEAAEKLDKELRDVFAGK
- a CDS encoding substrate-binding domain-containing protein, with protein sequence MPPYNARGEENRARSHRAVLIGVEHYRGARHDLPSVTTNLRLVREALTDERTGVLAPEDLVVVPADGGGPDTTVDPNDARTALAAARREVTGLLVVYFAGHGIVRPDGSDLHLMFTDSEVTRDRHHPFVGALSWDNDVMGVLRNSHADWVVVILDCCFAGNALRAFHPAVGQNFALLTAAEPGVEVPPGDPRTGTEFTAALHRLLTTGKGEPVTFTRTVAGIREAMAPFKAVDGHPWIPDELRHGDDVVLALATDAERPTPPPPPPPVPTPPVPPPPVPAPPADDVQPASAKRPPRLPGRLLPGVAGRMTRTAAVVLAGVVALAGAAAWYFLGGTSGGPCASPLELRVLTDPDLKATVQKAADAYPKRDGDGCRSVGINVYDAKATDAVAALRSSSLWQEPPAACPASGDCPRPQRDVGAQPDIWIPAADSAWQRATADGAGGGTASTATASGADGDETAADAGKSVVDLDRLGPVAYTPMVLGVPDTMRLAQSLQTDDPLDAIVSGLKEDQTVEILRPDPENTEGALLATDALYASSGSGSVGTLEQRMSQVLRPMPATARELMCVLADGTHNDLEDRAAVLVPEQTLAQFNLSAGEPGRPGCATEALAHRVAHYPSDVPMLDLPFVRVTWAGADRDAAARKAAVQDFYDWLATDEDARKCFTDDGFRGVEKGAPAPPTGDSVLGKDDNTSAVREQIPQTGPGADISTSLTGTLDRYRRALGPGRVLYLLDNSTSMADKRVWDGTGGAKELVARSMSSLGAGDSYGVWMTAVDEGKPATDLVPFGANTRAGAQRTVAGAGTAAFDARIAAGVREALSTLRDSPEAERPRLLVLVTDGEDFEAVTEKEQRRLAEEAGKAPPVRIVTVSLQDGACAPGRFGERLAEASGGRCLDPADDIAAELAAEVAKTGTGDAE